In one window of Micromonospora cathayae DNA:
- a CDS encoding glycoside hydrolase family 6 protein: protein MNLWRSLSGRRRAVALAGASALVAGGLVTIPVTGAYAATQCDVAYTTNDWQGGFTATINIKNLGDALNGWTLGFTFPNSSQRVTQGWSAIFSQSGQNVTARNEGYNGSLPTGASTSIGFNGSWSGSNPKPTSFTINGVACNGGTTNPTTPPTTPPTTPPTTPPTTPPTTTPPPGGPKVDNPYAGVKGYVNPEWKAKADAEPGGSRISNTPTAVWIDRIAAINGTDDSSSNGSMGVRDHLDAALAQGAGYIQFVIYNLPGRDCAALASNGELKPDELPRYKAEYIDPISAIQGDAKYRNLRIINIVEIDSLPNLVTNTTNNPGGTATCDTMKANGGYVNGVGYALSKLGAIPNVYNYVDAGHHGWLGWDSNFSPAAQIIKDAAVASGSTVNNVHGFIVNTANYSALKEPYFKITDQVNGQSVRQSKWVDWNFYVDELSFAQAFRNELISKGFNSNIGMLIDTSRNGWGGSARPTGPGATTNVDTYVNGGRVDRRIHLGNWCNQSGAGLGERPTVAPESGIDAYVWVKPPGESDGSSKLIPNDEGKGFDRMCDPTYTGNPRNGNNPSGALDNAPISGAWFSAQFQQLMQNAYPPLS, encoded by the coding sequence ATGAATCTGTGGAGAAGTCTGTCCGGCCGGCGCCGGGCGGTCGCGCTGGCCGGCGCGAGCGCCCTGGTCGCGGGCGGACTGGTGACCATCCCGGTCACCGGCGCGTACGCTGCCACCCAGTGCGACGTCGCCTACACGACCAATGACTGGCAGGGTGGATTCACCGCCACCATCAACATCAAGAACCTCGGCGACGCCCTGAACGGGTGGACGCTCGGCTTCACCTTCCCGAACAGCAGCCAGCGGGTGACGCAGGGCTGGTCGGCCATCTTCTCGCAGTCGGGCCAGAACGTCACCGCCCGCAACGAGGGCTACAACGGCTCGCTTCCCACCGGCGCCAGCACCAGCATCGGGTTCAACGGCTCGTGGAGCGGCAGCAACCCGAAGCCGACCTCGTTCACCATCAACGGCGTGGCCTGCAACGGTGGCACCACCAACCCCACCACGCCGCCCACCACCCCGCCGACGACGCCGCCCACCACGCCGCCGACGACGCCGCCGACCACCACCCCGCCGCCCGGTGGGCCCAAGGTGGACAACCCCTACGCCGGGGTGAAGGGCTACGTGAACCCGGAGTGGAAGGCGAAGGCCGACGCGGAGCCGGGCGGTAGCCGGATCTCCAACACGCCGACCGCCGTCTGGATCGACCGGATCGCCGCCATCAACGGCACCGACGACAGCAGCTCGAACGGCTCGATGGGGGTCCGTGACCACCTGGACGCCGCCCTCGCCCAGGGTGCCGGCTACATCCAGTTCGTCATCTACAACCTGCCCGGCCGGGACTGCGCGGCGCTCGCCTCCAACGGTGAGCTCAAGCCGGACGAGCTGCCCCGCTACAAGGCCGAGTACATCGACCCGATCTCCGCGATCCAGGGTGACGCGAAGTACCGGAACCTGCGCATCATCAACATCGTCGAGATCGACTCGCTGCCGAACCTGGTGACCAACACCACCAACAACCCCGGCGGCACCGCGACCTGCGACACGATGAAGGCCAACGGCGGATACGTCAACGGCGTCGGCTACGCGCTGTCCAAGCTGGGCGCGATCCCGAACGTCTACAACTACGTCGACGCCGGTCACCACGGCTGGCTCGGCTGGGACAGCAACTTCAGCCCGGCCGCCCAGATCATCAAGGACGCCGCCGTCGCCTCCGGCAGCACCGTGAACAACGTACACGGCTTCATCGTCAACACGGCGAACTACTCCGCCCTGAAGGAGCCGTACTTCAAGATCACTGACCAGGTGAACGGCCAGTCCGTCCGCCAGTCCAAGTGGGTCGACTGGAACTTCTACGTCGACGAGCTCTCCTTCGCCCAGGCGTTCCGGAACGAGCTGATCTCCAAGGGCTTCAACTCCAACATCGGCATGCTGATCGACACCTCCCGTAACGGCTGGGGCGGCTCCGCCCGGCCCACCGGCCCGGGTGCGACCACCAACGTGGACACCTACGTCAACGGTGGTCGGGTCGACCGGCGGATCCACCTCGGCAACTGGTGCAACCAGTCCGGTGCCGGCCTCGGCGAGCGGCCCACCGTCGCCCCCGAGTCGGGCATCGACGCCTACGTCTGGGTGAAGCCCCCGGGCGAGTCGGACGGCTCCAGCAAGCTCATCCCGAACGACGAGGGCAAGGGCTTCGACCGGATGTGCGACCCGACCTACACCGGTAACCCGCGCAACGGCAACAACCCGAGCGGTGCGCTGGACAACGCCCCGATCTCCGGTGCCTGGTTCTCCGCCCAGTTCCAGCAGCTCATGCAGAACGCCTACCCGCCGCTCTCCTGA
- a CDS encoding class F sortase, with product MSWSDTGTPRAGGRHGKPWRAAGTAVVLLTAALGAGMLGAGLTEEPAPRPPQPVVQAGAPDVAGTPAPADDPADPIGAELGRTAGDQGAPGSAGLPRSTPTTITIPRIGVNAPIMSLGVEADGTVQMPPLQQARNAGWYSRGPSPGEIGNAVIVGHVDSAYIGPAVFFDLGTLLPGDAITVARADGTSATFRVDTVRSYPKTEFPAELVYGGNDRPGLRVVTCGGTFDERTRDYLDNVIVFATLVS from the coding sequence ATGAGCTGGTCTGACACGGGGACACCCCGGGCCGGCGGCCGACACGGGAAACCGTGGCGTGCCGCCGGCACGGCCGTGGTGCTCCTGACCGCAGCACTGGGCGCCGGCATGCTCGGTGCGGGGCTGACCGAGGAACCCGCGCCCCGCCCGCCACAGCCGGTGGTCCAGGCCGGCGCGCCCGACGTCGCCGGGACACCCGCCCCGGCGGACGACCCCGCCGACCCCATCGGGGCCGAACTCGGCCGGACCGCGGGCGACCAGGGCGCGCCGGGCTCCGCCGGGCTGCCCCGGTCCACCCCGACCACCATCACGATCCCGCGGATCGGGGTGAACGCCCCGATCATGTCGCTCGGTGTGGAGGCCGACGGAACGGTCCAGATGCCCCCACTTCAGCAGGCCCGGAACGCCGGCTGGTACTCCCGGGGCCCGAGCCCCGGTGAGATCGGCAACGCCGTCATCGTCGGGCACGTCGACTCGGCGTACATCGGGCCGGCGGTCTTCTTCGACCTGGGGACGCTGCTGCCCGGCGACGCCATCACCGTCGCCCGGGCCGACGGCACCTCGGCCACCTTCCGGGTCGACACGGTGCGCTCGTACCCGAAGACGGAGTTCCCCGCCGAGCTGGTCTACGGCGGGAACGACCGGCCCGGCCTGCGGGTGGTCACCTGCGGCGGCACGTTCGACGAACGGACCCGGGACTACCTGGACAACGTGATCGTCTTCGCCACGCTGGTGTCCTGA
- a CDS encoding arginase family protein: MMRRIAVLDAPTNLGLRPPTLTSVPGCGKAPGALRDHGLLARLRARDAGCLTPPRYDPGDWRPGDGVCHAREISEYSAALAGRIGDIIDRGEFPVVLGGDCSVLIGSALAMHRLGEAVGGRIGLVFVDGHSDFRHPGNASYVGAAAGEDLALVTGRGQADLAAIEGRRPYFRDIDVVVLGIRAQDEYRLDLQAAGIVNRPVPALRAEGAARTAQWAHEQLVDCAGYWVHVDVDVLDPAVMPAVDAPDPGGIAFAELEILIAGLVDTPHCLGLEVTVFDPDYDPDGSYAAEIVNTLVAGLAPVSAPGAVAPRLLAPRPASPSGPVLSSRPPAQAVGSVADIEPADDLTPQPERSVDADPSRPLTEALPDLDRA, encoded by the coding sequence ATGATGCGCCGGATCGCCGTCCTCGACGCGCCGACCAACCTCGGTCTGCGCCCACCCACGCTCACCTCCGTCCCGGGCTGCGGGAAGGCCCCGGGCGCGCTCCGCGACCACGGCCTGCTCGCCCGGCTGCGGGCCCGCGACGCCGGCTGCCTCACCCCGCCCCGGTACGACCCGGGGGACTGGCGGCCCGGCGACGGGGTGTGCCACGCCCGGGAGATCTCCGAGTACTCTGCCGCGCTGGCCGGCCGGATCGGCGACATCATCGACCGGGGCGAGTTCCCGGTGGTGCTCGGCGGGGACTGCTCGGTGCTGATCGGCTCGGCGCTGGCCATGCACCGGCTCGGCGAGGCGGTCGGCGGGCGGATCGGGCTGGTCTTCGTGGACGGCCACTCCGACTTCCGGCACCCCGGCAACGCCTCCTACGTCGGGGCCGCCGCCGGGGAGGACCTGGCCCTGGTGACCGGCCGGGGGCAGGCCGACCTGGCCGCCATCGAGGGCCGCCGGCCGTACTTCCGGGACATCGACGTGGTGGTGCTCGGCATCCGCGCCCAGGACGAGTACCGTCTCGACCTCCAGGCCGCCGGCATCGTGAACCGGCCGGTGCCGGCGCTGCGCGCCGAGGGCGCGGCCCGGACCGCCCAGTGGGCCCACGAACAGCTCGTCGACTGCGCCGGCTACTGGGTGCACGTGGACGTGGACGTGCTCGACCCGGCGGTGATGCCGGCGGTGGACGCCCCCGACCCGGGCGGGATCGCCTTCGCCGAGCTGGAGATCCTGATCGCCGGGCTGGTCGACACCCCGCACTGCCTCGGCCTCGAGGTCACCGTCTTCGACCCCGACTACGACCCGGACGGCTCGTACGCCGCGGAGATCGTCAACACTCTGGTGGCCGGGCTGGCCCCGGTCTCCGCGCCCGGCGCGGTGGCCCCCCGCCTGCTCGCCCCCCGCCCGGCGTCCCCGTCCGGCCCGGTCCTGTCGTCCCGTCCGCCCGCACAGGCCGTCGGGTCGGTCGCCGACATCGAGCCGGCCGACGATCTGACGCCGCAGCCCGAGCGGAGTGTCGACGCCGACCCGTCGCGCCCGCTGACCGAGGCACTGCCGGACCTCGACCGCGCCTGA
- a CDS encoding NAD-glutamate dehydrogenase translates to MDRPPAIKPGPDLRLVDTGQGDRYESTTDREGFGRLDAGKTGMTGSSVDTLYDLGLPPEALGDDVEDAELDEPVPNAERLVAQAVVLAGDDHGAATLVDRFWRFAPDEELIGFTAEEMLEAARAHRELAQQRVPGELKLRIHEPDAEQHHTVVEIVTDDMPFLVDSVTALLNAHHLDVHLLVHPLVVVRREPLGALTEVAADVEPDDAIDGDIVESWMRIEIDPIRDAGQRDRLRAELQRVLTDVREAVEDWPKMRQRALALADELAAARTSETRPPVPEKDITDSVELLRWLAHDHFTFLGYREYRLVDIPTGDGDEPAGQALEAVLGTGLGILRSDRTEPRTLSSMTPEAHEKVLEKRLLIITKANSRATVHRSAYLDYVGFKIFNEYGEVVGERRFLGLFSTAAYRTSVRELPVVRRKVAEVMERSGLSERSHSGKDLLQILETYPRDELFQIKTDDLYHAVVGVLRMAGRRQLRVFLRRDGYGRFISCLIYLPRDRFTTQNRLRMQDILLRELNGVGVDYTTRVTESMLARVHFIVRTDPTNPPGDVDADLLAEELADATRLWDDDYRLVLERKLGDEQAKHLFTRYADAFPEGYKDGHTPYEAMKDLAKLELLEEPGQLEMHLFRKQLAPRNGARTHADPAEALDVRFKVYRNAEPMLLSDVLPVLHSLGVRVVDEHPYEVDRIDGRIYLYDFGLQLPEGHQELAEVRPHVENAFAAAWRGEAEVDGFNELVLRGGLTWRQAVVLRAYAKYLRQAGTVFSQDYMESTFIAYPRLAGLLVELFEVRFDPANGLTAEERDRRGEELADTINAALDDVASLDQDRILRAYLTLIRATLRTSFFQKMEEGGRPKSYVAFKLDPQAIPDLPAPRPKYEIFVYSPRFEGVHLRFGPVARGGLRWSDRREDFRTEVLGLVKAQMVKNAVIVPVGAKGGFVLKQKPGDRDEAVACYREFISALLDVTDNIVSGEVVPPTEVVRHDGDDPYLVVAADKGTATFSDIANEISTAHRFWLGDAFASGGSAGYDHKKMGITARGAWESVKRHFRELGHDTQSADFTVVGVGDMSGDVFGNGMLLSEHIRLVAAFDHRHIFLDPDPDPASSYAERKRLFDLPRSSWEDYDTKLISSGGGVYPRTAKSVPVSPQVRAVLDLDDEVTQLSPSELMKAILTAPVDLFWNGGIGTYVKAASESNAEVGDKSNDAIRVNGKDLRCRVAGEGGNLGWTQLGRIEYAQNDGRIYTDFIDNAAGVDCSDHEVNIKILLNTAVADGELTVPERDELLAAMTDEVAELVLRDNYDQARALNNAQAQATSLLPVHRRMISELERSGVLNRALEALPPDEELAVRTESGLTAPEFAVLLAYVKIALEREILTDGLPDEEWTNEVLVNYFPTPMRQRFADRMGRHRLSRDIVTTVLVNEVINRGGISFVFRVVEETAASPADVIRAYVVVRDVFGLRELWDAVEALDNRVAPELQTTVYLDTRRLLDRAVRWLVTNRRSPIDVPAETKRLRDGVARLLPDLEDLFYGTEREALAAHVEAMTGRGLPRELAEQATRLMYSFGLLDVVETAAQTGKDVGEVASVYFVLSDRFRVDSLLSKISLLPREDRWQTLARMALRYDLYAALAALTNEVLDSTDGGRPPQERVQEWEQSNATSIHRAQRAMGEFDESRADLAALSVLLRQIRTLVRTSSAS, encoded by the coding sequence ATGGACCGGCCTCCGGCGATCAAACCGGGACCCGACCTCCGGCTGGTTGACACCGGCCAGGGCGATAGATACGAGTCTACGACCGACCGGGAGGGTTTCGGTAGACTCGATGCAGGAAAAACCGGGATGACCGGTTCGAGCGTCGACACCCTGTATGACCTGGGACTGCCGCCGGAAGCACTCGGCGACGACGTGGAGGACGCCGAGCTGGACGAGCCGGTGCCCAACGCGGAACGCCTGGTCGCCCAGGCGGTGGTGCTGGCCGGGGACGACCACGGCGCAGCCACCCTGGTCGACCGGTTCTGGCGGTTCGCGCCGGACGAGGAGCTGATCGGCTTCACCGCCGAGGAGATGCTCGAGGCGGCCCGGGCCCACCGGGAGCTGGCCCAGCAGCGGGTGCCGGGCGAGTTGAAACTGCGCATCCACGAGCCGGACGCCGAGCAGCACCACACCGTGGTGGAGATCGTCACCGACGACATGCCGTTCCTGGTCGACTCGGTGACCGCGCTGCTCAACGCCCACCACCTGGACGTGCACCTGCTGGTGCACCCGCTGGTGGTGGTCCGCCGGGAGCCGCTCGGCGCGCTGACCGAGGTGGCGGCGGACGTCGAACCGGACGACGCGATCGACGGCGACATCGTCGAGAGCTGGATGCGGATCGAGATCGACCCGATCCGGGACGCCGGCCAGCGGGACCGGCTGCGGGCCGAACTCCAGCGGGTGCTCACCGACGTCCGGGAGGCGGTCGAGGACTGGCCGAAGATGCGTCAGCGGGCCCTCGCGCTCGCCGACGAGCTGGCCGCGGCGCGTACCTCGGAGACCCGCCCGCCGGTGCCGGAGAAGGACATCACCGACTCGGTGGAGCTGCTGCGCTGGCTGGCCCACGACCACTTCACCTTCCTCGGCTACCGGGAGTACCGGCTGGTCGACATCCCGACCGGGGACGGTGACGAGCCGGCCGGGCAGGCCCTGGAGGCGGTGCTCGGCACCGGCCTGGGCATCCTGCGCTCCGACCGCACCGAGCCCCGGACGCTGTCGTCGATGACGCCGGAGGCGCACGAGAAGGTGCTGGAGAAGCGCCTGCTGATCATCACCAAGGCGAACTCCCGGGCCACCGTGCACCGCTCGGCCTACCTCGACTACGTCGGCTTCAAGATCTTCAACGAGTACGGCGAGGTGGTCGGCGAGCGCCGCTTCCTCGGGCTGTTCTCCACCGCCGCGTACCGGACCAGCGTGCGTGAGCTGCCGGTGGTGCGCCGCAAGGTCGCCGAGGTGATGGAGCGGTCCGGCCTGAGCGAGCGCAGCCACTCCGGCAAGGACCTGCTCCAGATCCTGGAGACCTACCCGCGGGACGAGCTGTTCCAGATCAAGACCGACGACCTGTACCACGCGGTCGTCGGCGTGCTCCGGATGGCCGGCCGGCGGCAGCTGCGGGTGTTCCTGCGCCGCGACGGGTACGGGCGGTTCATCTCCTGCCTGATCTACCTGCCCCGGGACCGCTTCACCACCCAGAACCGGCTGCGCATGCAGGACATCCTGCTCCGCGAGCTGAACGGCGTCGGGGTGGACTACACCACCCGGGTCACCGAGTCGATGCTGGCCCGGGTGCACTTCATCGTCCGGACCGACCCGACCAACCCGCCCGGGGACGTCGACGCCGACCTGCTGGCCGAGGAACTGGCCGACGCGACCCGGCTGTGGGACGACGACTACCGGCTGGTGCTGGAACGCAAGCTCGGTGACGAGCAGGCCAAGCACCTGTTCACCCGGTACGCGGACGCCTTCCCGGAGGGCTACAAGGACGGGCACACGCCGTACGAGGCGATGAAGGACCTGGCCAAGCTGGAACTGCTGGAGGAGCCCGGCCAGCTCGAGATGCACCTGTTCCGCAAGCAGCTCGCGCCGCGCAACGGGGCCCGCACCCACGCCGACCCGGCCGAGGCGCTGGACGTCCGGTTCAAGGTGTACCGCAACGCCGAGCCGATGCTGCTGTCCGACGTGCTGCCGGTGCTGCACTCGCTCGGCGTCCGGGTGGTCGACGAGCACCCGTACGAGGTGGACCGGATCGACGGGCGGATCTACCTGTACGACTTCGGGCTGCAACTGCCCGAGGGGCACCAGGAGCTGGCCGAGGTACGCCCGCACGTGGAGAACGCCTTCGCCGCCGCCTGGCGGGGCGAGGCCGAGGTGGACGGCTTCAACGAGCTGGTGCTGCGCGGCGGGCTGACCTGGCGGCAGGCGGTGGTGCTCCGGGCGTACGCGAAGTACCTGCGCCAGGCCGGCACGGTCTTCTCGCAGGACTACATGGAGTCCACCTTCATCGCGTACCCGAGGCTCGCCGGCCTGCTGGTGGAGCTGTTCGAGGTGCGGTTCGACCCGGCCAACGGCCTGACCGCCGAGGAACGGGACCGGCGCGGCGAGGAGTTGGCCGACACCATCAACGCGGCCCTGGACGACGTGGCCAGCCTGGACCAGGACCGCATCCTGCGGGCGTACCTGACGCTGATCCGGGCCACCCTGCGGACCAGCTTCTTCCAGAAGATGGAGGAGGGCGGCCGACCCAAGTCGTACGTGGCGTTCAAGCTGGACCCGCAGGCGATCCCGGACCTGCCCGCGCCCCGCCCGAAGTACGAGATCTTCGTCTACTCGCCCCGGTTCGAGGGCGTGCACCTGCGGTTCGGGCCGGTGGCCCGGGGCGGGCTGCGCTGGTCCGACCGGCGGGAGGACTTCCGTACCGAGGTGCTGGGCCTGGTCAAGGCGCAGATGGTGAAGAACGCGGTGATCGTGCCGGTGGGTGCCAAGGGCGGCTTCGTGCTGAAGCAGAAGCCGGGCGACCGGGACGAGGCGGTGGCCTGCTACCGGGAGTTCATCTCGGCGCTGCTGGACGTCACCGACAACATCGTCAGCGGCGAGGTGGTCCCGCCGACCGAGGTGGTCCGGCACGACGGCGACGACCCGTACCTGGTGGTGGCGGCGGACAAGGGCACCGCGACGTTCTCCGACATCGCCAACGAGATCTCCACCGCGCACCGGTTCTGGCTGGGTGACGCGTTCGCCTCCGGCGGCTCCGCCGGGTACGACCACAAGAAGATGGGCATCACCGCCCGGGGCGCCTGGGAGTCGGTCAAGCGGCACTTCCGGGAGCTGGGCCACGACACCCAGTCCGCGGACTTCACCGTGGTCGGCGTGGGGGACATGTCCGGTGACGTGTTCGGCAACGGGATGCTGCTCAGCGAGCACATCCGGCTGGTGGCGGCCTTCGACCACCGGCACATCTTCCTCGACCCGGATCCGGACCCGGCCTCCTCGTACGCGGAACGGAAGCGGCTGTTCGACCTGCCGAGGTCGTCCTGGGAGGACTACGACACGAAGCTGATCTCCTCTGGCGGTGGGGTGTACCCGCGTACCGCCAAGTCGGTGCCGGTCTCGCCGCAGGTCCGCGCGGTGCTCGACCTCGACGACGAGGTCACCCAGCTGTCGCCGTCGGAGCTGATGAAGGCGATCCTGACCGCCCCGGTGGACCTGTTCTGGAACGGCGGCATCGGCACCTACGTCAAGGCGGCCAGCGAGAGCAACGCCGAGGTGGGGGACAAGTCCAACGACGCGATCCGGGTCAACGGCAAGGACCTGCGCTGCCGGGTGGCCGGCGAGGGCGGCAACCTGGGCTGGACCCAGCTCGGCCGGATCGAGTACGCCCAGAACGACGGCCGGATCTACACCGACTTCATCGACAACGCGGCCGGGGTGGACTGCTCCGACCACGAGGTGAACATCAAGATCCTGCTGAACACCGCGGTCGCCGACGGTGAGCTGACCGTCCCGGAGCGGGACGAGCTGCTCGCGGCGATGACCGACGAGGTCGCCGAGCTGGTGCTGCGGGACAACTACGACCAGGCGCGGGCGCTGAACAACGCCCAGGCCCAGGCGACCTCGCTGCTGCCGGTGCACCGCCGGATGATCAGCGAGCTGGAGCGGTCCGGGGTGCTGAACCGGGCGCTGGAGGCGCTCCCGCCGGACGAGGAACTGGCGGTCCGGACCGAGTCCGGGCTGACCGCGCCGGAGTTCGCGGTGCTGCTCGCGTACGTGAAGATCGCGCTGGAACGGGAGATCCTCACCGACGGGCTGCCCGACGAGGAGTGGACGAACGAGGTCCTGGTCAACTACTTCCCGACGCCGATGCGGCAGCGGTTCGCCGACCGGATGGGCCGGCACCGGTTGAGCCGGGACATCGTCACCACCGTCCTGGTCAACGAGGTGATCAACCGGGGTGGCATCTCGTTCGTCTTCCGCGTGGTCGAGGAGACGGCCGCCTCACCGGCGGACGTCATCCGGGCGTACGTGGTGGTCCGGGACGTCTTCGGGCTGCGGGAGCTGTGGGACGCGGTCGAGGCGCTGGACAACCGGGTGGCCCCGGAGTTGCAGACCACCGTCTACCTGGACACCCGGCGGCTGCTGGACCGCGCGGTGCGCTGGCTGGTCACCAACCGCCGGTCGCCGATCGACGTACCGGCCGAGACGAAGCGCCTCCGGGACGGGGTGGCCCGTCTCCTGCCCGACCTGGAGGACCTCTTCTACGGCACCGAGCGGGAGGCGCTGGCCGCGCACGTCGAGGCGATGACCGGGCGGGGGCTGCCCCGGGAGCTGGCCGAGCAGGCGACCCGGCTGATGTACAGCTTCGGCCTGCTCGACGTGGTGGAGACGGCGGCCCAGACCGGCAAGGACGTGGGCGAGGTGGCCTCGGTCTACTTCGTCCTGTCCGACCGGTTCCGGGTGGACTCGCTGCTGTCGAAGATCTCCCTGCTGCCCCGGGAGGACCGCTGGCAGACGCTGGCCCGGATGGCGTTGCGGTACGACCTCTACGCCGCTCTGGCCGCGCTCACCAACGAGGTGCTCGACTCCACCGACGGCGGCCGGCCGCCGCAGGAGCGGGTGCAGGAGTGGGAGCAGTCGAACGCCACCTCGATCCACCGCGCGCAGCGGGCGATGGGGGAGTTCGACGAGTCCCGGGCCGACCTGGCCGCGCTCTCGGTCCTGTTGCGGCAGATCCGGACCCTGGTCCGGACCTCCTCGGCGAGCTGA
- a CDS encoding penicillin-binding transpeptidase domain-containing protein, whose translation MPLSYPDRPRRTRTTVRALLATVVAATTLVGCSDSDGPAESVSAFLSGWRSGTLHSVGFRDPTGARVPADQVMAEIRALSGELADQPPKLTSSGEPKVTGDSAEGRIRVTWQLPGTVEWSYERPIRLARGGDDAWQVIWEPALVQEQLLRGDRLAVRRVGAPRGGVLDAAGAPIVAPRPVVRVGVQPGEVTDPAALVRQLDAAFKAVRPVITPPVDLSDLPKRLADAKPEARVEVVTLREEAYRQIRDRIYDLPGTKFVTEQAELAPTREFARALLGSVDPATADDLAAKPGVYAEGDRVGHGGLQGRYDERLRGRPGVSVITERKGPEGTWGPSGTEVFRAEPQAGQTVKTTLDPAVQNAADAALRGERRRAALVAVRISDGVVLAAANGPGPAGENLAFTAQVPPGSTFKMVSTLGLLDRDAVSLDGPVDCPKTVTVDGRSFKNSDNFALGRVPFRTDFAKSCNTAFAALAPKLGPDGLAETGRTLGLEATWNLGADVFTGKVSTGGSAAERAAAAFGQGTTLVSPVAMAAATAAVARGRWEQPKLVLDPAPEQSAPAGPQLRPESVDPLRTMMREVVTAGTATALRGVPGGPVYGKTGTAEYDDNPANTHAWFVGWQGDVAFAVFVEKGGGSTESAVPITARFLRGLS comes from the coding sequence ATGCCGCTGTCGTACCCCGATCGCCCCCGGCGTACGCGAACGACCGTGCGGGCCCTGCTCGCCACGGTCGTCGCCGCCACCACCCTGGTCGGCTGCTCCGACAGCGACGGCCCGGCGGAGAGCGTGTCGGCCTTCCTGTCCGGTTGGCGGTCCGGGACGCTGCACTCCGTCGGGTTCCGCGACCCGACCGGGGCCAGGGTGCCGGCGGACCAGGTCATGGCGGAGATCAGGGCGCTCTCCGGCGAGCTGGCCGACCAGCCGCCGAAGCTGACCTCCTCCGGTGAGCCGAAGGTGACCGGCGACTCCGCCGAGGGGCGGATCCGGGTCACCTGGCAGCTGCCCGGCACGGTCGAGTGGAGCTACGAGCGGCCGATCCGGCTCGCCCGGGGTGGGGACGACGCCTGGCAGGTGATCTGGGAGCCGGCCCTGGTGCAGGAGCAGTTGCTGCGCGGCGACCGGCTGGCGGTCCGCCGGGTCGGCGCGCCGCGCGGCGGGGTGCTGGACGCGGCCGGCGCCCCGATCGTCGCGCCCCGGCCGGTGGTCCGGGTCGGGGTCCAGCCGGGCGAGGTCACCGACCCGGCGGCCCTGGTCCGCCAACTGGACGCCGCGTTCAAGGCGGTCCGCCCGGTGATCACCCCGCCGGTCGACCTCTCCGACCTGCCGAAACGGCTCGCCGACGCGAAACCGGAGGCGCGCGTCGAGGTGGTCACCCTCCGCGAGGAGGCGTACCGGCAGATCCGGGACCGCATCTACGACCTGCCCGGCACCAAGTTCGTCACCGAGCAGGCGGAGCTGGCCCCCACCCGCGAGTTCGCCCGTGCCCTGCTCGGCTCGGTCGACCCGGCCACCGCCGACGACCTGGCCGCCAAGCCCGGGGTGTACGCCGAGGGCGACCGGGTCGGCCACGGCGGCCTCCAGGGCCGCTACGACGAGCGGCTACGTGGCCGGCCCGGAGTCAGCGTCATCACCGAACGGAAGGGGCCGGAGGGCACCTGGGGACCGAGCGGCACCGAGGTGTTCCGGGCCGAACCGCAGGCCGGGCAGACGGTGAAGACCACCCTCGACCCGGCGGTACAGAACGCGGCCGACGCGGCCCTGCGCGGCGAGCGACGCCGGGCCGCCCTGGTCGCCGTACGGATCAGTGACGGCGTGGTGCTCGCCGCCGCCAACGGTCCCGGCCCGGCCGGCGAGAACCTCGCCTTCACCGCCCAGGTGCCCCCGGGCTCGACGTTCAAGATGGTCAGCACGCTCGGCCTGCTCGACCGGGACGCGGTCAGCCTGGACGGCCCGGTCGACTGCCCGAAGACGGTCACCGTGGACGGCCGGTCGTTCAAGAACTCCGACAACTTCGCCCTCGGCCGGGTGCCCTTCCGCACCGACTTCGCGAAGTCCTGCAACACCGCCTTCGCCGCGCTCGCCCCGAAGCTCGGCCCGGACGGCCTCGCCGAGACCGGCCGGACGCTCGGCCTGGAGGCGACCTGGAACCTCGGCGCGGACGTGTTCACCGGCAAGGTCTCCACGGGTGGCTCCGCCGCCGAGCGGGCCGCCGCCGCGTTCGGGCAGGGCACCACCCTGGTCAGCCCGGTCGCCATGGCCGCCGCCACCGCCGCCGTCGCCCGGGGCCGCTGGGAGCAGCCGAAACTGGTGCTGGACCCGGCTCCGGAGCAGAGCGCGCCGGCCGGTCCGCAGCTCCGTCCGGAGTCGGTCGACCCGCTGCGCACGATGATGCGCGAGGTGGTCACCGCCGGCACCGCCACCGCCCTGCGCGGCGTCCCGGGCGGCCCGGTGTACGGCAAGACCGGCACCGCCGAGTACGACGACAACCCGGCGAACACACACGCCTGGTTCGTCGGCTGGCAGGGCGACGTGGCGTTCGCCGTGTTCGTGGAGAAGGGCGGCGGCAGCACCGAGTCGGCCGTCCCGATCACCGCCCGTTTCCTCCGCGGCCTGTCCTGA